From the genome of Methylocystis bryophila, one region includes:
- a CDS encoding cation:proton antiporter domain-containing protein, protein MTPPSPLESYREALLFLATAGVVVPLFHRLRLSPVLGFLAAGVALGPFGLGRFGDHVEFLNYLSISNVERVASVAEFGLVFLLFMIGLELSWERLERMRRLIFGLGLAQMLVSTGALAAIGYFWFALDPAPSLVMGGALAMSSTGLVMGVLAETRRLNKPAGRAAFAVLLTQDLAVAPALLFISLMQRAHEHPLTPFELFATFAPACVALGGLILAGRLFLRPLFHLVASAQSTELFVAACLLIVVGAGVVSASAGFSMELGAFVAGLLLAETEYRREIEVTMEPFKGLLLGLFFVSIGAELNLDLLLGDPLLFVGYASGLIGLKAALTSLLALALKFPASVAAETGLLLAPGGEFAFALLTFASVAGVLPGQHGAEAMVAVTLSMFAAPLLARLGARFPSGKSAEALRAEFAHLMPEGDVAAGKVLIVGFGRVGALLGEMLSRHEIPFVAIDDAVSVVAERRNEGVDIYWGSAEKRELLAKCGLEQARALAVTVTKVEAAVEIVRVAHEMRGDMTIVARARDADHATRLYEAGATDAIPETIEASLQLAETVLVDIGVPMGHVIASIHGKRDEYREILKPKAEEARERQFKRLALRSRLLARRRVQNQAEDETG, encoded by the coding sequence ATGACCCCTCCGTCCCCGCTCGAGTCCTATCGCGAGGCGCTGCTCTTCCTCGCCACTGCTGGCGTCGTCGTGCCGCTTTTCCACCGGCTGCGGCTCAGCCCGGTGCTCGGCTTCCTGGCGGCCGGCGTCGCGTTGGGACCTTTCGGTCTCGGCCGATTTGGCGATCACGTCGAATTCCTGAACTATCTGTCAATTTCGAATGTCGAACGCGTCGCGAGCGTCGCCGAGTTCGGCCTTGTCTTTCTGCTCTTCATGATCGGCCTGGAGCTCTCCTGGGAGCGGCTCGAGCGCATGCGCCGGCTGATTTTTGGGCTTGGTCTTGCGCAAATGCTCGTCTCGACCGGCGCGCTCGCTGCGATCGGGTATTTTTGGTTCGCGCTCGATCCCGCGCCGTCGCTCGTCATGGGCGGGGCGCTGGCGATGTCATCGACCGGACTCGTGATGGGGGTGCTCGCCGAAACGCGGCGCTTGAACAAGCCCGCCGGACGCGCCGCTTTCGCCGTCCTGCTGACGCAAGATCTCGCGGTCGCGCCGGCGCTGCTGTTCATCTCGCTCATGCAGCGCGCCCATGAGCATCCGCTCACGCCGTTTGAGCTGTTCGCAACCTTCGCGCCGGCCTGTGTCGCGCTCGGCGGGCTGATCCTCGCGGGACGGCTGTTTCTGCGGCCGCTCTTTCACCTCGTCGCGTCGGCGCAATCGACCGAGCTTTTCGTCGCAGCCTGCCTCCTCATCGTCGTCGGCGCCGGGGTTGTGAGCGCCTCGGCCGGCTTTTCGATGGAGCTCGGCGCTTTCGTCGCCGGCCTGCTGCTCGCGGAAACGGAATATCGCCGTGAGATCGAGGTGACGATGGAGCCCTTCAAGGGCCTGCTCCTCGGACTCTTCTTCGTCTCCATCGGCGCCGAGCTGAACCTGGACCTCTTACTGGGCGACCCTCTGCTGTTCGTGGGTTACGCCAGCGGGCTCATCGGCCTGAAGGCGGCGCTCACGAGCTTGCTTGCGCTTGCCTTGAAATTTCCCGCCTCCGTCGCCGCCGAAACGGGTCTGCTGCTTGCGCCGGGTGGCGAGTTCGCCTTTGCGCTATTGACCTTCGCGAGCGTCGCAGGCGTGCTGCCGGGCCAGCATGGGGCGGAGGCGATGGTCGCGGTGACGCTGAGCATGTTCGCGGCGCCGCTGCTGGCGCGGCTCGGGGCGCGCTTTCCTTCGGGAAAATCCGCCGAGGCGTTGCGGGCGGAATTCGCGCATCTCATGCCGGAAGGCGACGTCGCCGCCGGCAAGGTGCTCATTGTGGGCTTCGGGCGCGTCGGGGCGCTCCTCGGCGAAATGCTCAGCCGGCACGAGATTCCCTTCGTCGCGATCGACGACGCGGTTTCAGTCGTCGCCGAACGGCGCAACGAGGGCGTCGACATCTATTGGGGCAGCGCGGAGAAGCGGGAATTGCTGGCCAAATGCGGGCTTGAGCAGGCGCGGGCGCTCGCCGTCACCGTGACCAAGGTCGAGGCGGCGGTCGAGATTGTGCGGGTGGCCCACGAGATGCGTGGCGACATGACGATCGTCGCGCGCGCGCGCGACGCGGATCACGCCACCCGCCTCTATGAAGCGGGCGCGACCGACGCGATCCCCGAGACGATCGAGGCGAGCTTGCAGCTCGCCGAAACCGTGCTCGTGGATATCGGGGTCCCCATGGGCCATGTCATCGCTTCGATCCACGGAAAGCGTGACGAATATCGCGAGATCTTGAAGCCCAAGGCCGAAGAGGCGCGTGAGCGCCAATTCAAGCGATTGGCGTTGCGAAGCCGACTCCTGGCCCGCCGCCGCGTCCAGAATCAGGCCGAGGACGAGACGGGCTAG
- a CDS encoding amidohydrolase → MCRACFNPLVLHGDFFEGGRSRISGDGAFNNTRRGFMACSVAAATLAATLPNAGGARAQSQGADVIFKGGKILPLPGGPSVRALAIGGGKILALGSESAVADLKTKNTKIVNLEGRVLMPGFIDPHHHTVLAALIFELLTDVGYLRFPTRGKLMSELRAIATRTPPGQWIACSNFDNLLQGGDLSREELDAVSTSHPILVWYTNGHDACVNSLALKTAHIPENVGAFPGGGRFGRDEKGRLNGLVYEESAMRKVVLPALPKITPQLAAKAVNDYLRTVAAVGNTMLHEPGTLRSDWIAPFAKLSNRLACRTSASLMYDDMKGLEPYRSLGLGAKAMQLPDSLFTLYGVKIVGDGSNQTETGAQTQPYLDTTSKGSPNYDAAQLKEMVAAIKAAGLPVLIHANGDQMIDMALDAIEAAYSGSTEHGVNRIEHSTMARADQLLRMKALNVQPSFLMNHVRFYGAAYRNEIFGPERAAFTDPAGACVKAGLPFTLHTDSPCSPPGPLALVSTAITRRCEIDGSTIGPDQAITLDEALRAVTIDAARQLGMGDRIGSLEKGKEADLVILEDDPYKTKPEKIGGIKVSETWVAGERKYSS, encoded by the coding sequence ATGTGCCGCGCCTGCTTCAATCCGCTCGTCCTGCATGGCGATTTTTTCGAGGGCGGGAGATCCCGCATTTCCGGCGACGGCGCATTCAATAATACCCGACGCGGCTTCATGGCCTGTTCGGTCGCCGCCGCGACGCTCGCCGCGACCCTCCCAAACGCGGGCGGCGCGCGCGCGCAGAGCCAAGGCGCGGACGTCATCTTCAAAGGAGGAAAGATCCTTCCCCTTCCGGGCGGGCCCAGCGTGAGAGCGCTGGCGATCGGCGGCGGCAAGATTCTCGCGCTCGGCTCCGAAAGCGCCGTCGCCGATCTCAAGACCAAGAACACGAAAATCGTGAACCTCGAGGGACGGGTGCTGATGCCGGGCTTTATCGACCCGCATCATCACACCGTTCTCGCCGCGCTCATATTCGAGCTCTTGACCGACGTCGGCTATTTGAGGTTCCCGACGCGCGGGAAATTGATGAGCGAGCTGCGCGCGATCGCGACGCGCACGCCGCCGGGCCAGTGGATCGCCTGCAGCAACTTCGACAATCTTCTGCAGGGCGGCGACCTCTCGAGGGAGGAGCTCGATGCGGTCTCGACCAGCCATCCCATTCTGGTCTGGTACACCAACGGTCATGACGCCTGCGTCAACTCGCTCGCGCTGAAGACCGCGCATATTCCAGAGAATGTCGGCGCCTTTCCCGGCGGCGGCCGTTTCGGCCGAGACGAGAAGGGGCGGCTCAACGGCCTCGTCTATGAGGAGAGCGCCATGAGGAAGGTTGTGCTTCCGGCGCTTCCCAAGATCACGCCGCAGCTCGCGGCGAAGGCGGTGAACGACTATCTGCGCACCGTCGCCGCAGTCGGAAACACGATGCTGCACGAGCCCGGAACGCTGCGCTCCGATTGGATTGCGCCCTTCGCCAAGCTCTCCAATCGACTGGCCTGCCGCACGAGCGCGAGCCTCATGTACGACGACATGAAGGGCCTCGAGCCCTATCGCAGCCTCGGGCTCGGCGCGAAGGCGATGCAACTTCCGGATTCGCTGTTCACGCTTTACGGCGTCAAGATCGTCGGCGACGGATCGAACCAGACCGAGACGGGCGCTCAGACGCAGCCCTATCTCGACACCACGAGCAAGGGCTCGCCAAATTATGACGCGGCGCAGCTCAAAGAAATGGTCGCCGCGATCAAGGCCGCGGGACTACCGGTATTGATCCACGCCAATGGCGACCAAATGATCGACATGGCTCTCGACGCGATCGAGGCGGCCTACAGCGGCTCGACCGAGCACGGCGTCAACCGGATCGAGCATTCGACGATGGCGCGCGCCGATCAGCTTTTGCGCATGAAGGCGCTCAACGTTCAGCCGAGCTTCCTGATGAACCATGTCCGCTTCTATGGCGCGGCTTATCGGAACGAGATTTTCGGCCCGGAGAGAGCGGCTTTCACCGATCCCGCTGGCGCCTGCGTCAAGGCCGGCCTGCCATTCACGTTGCACACCGACTCGCCCTGTTCGCCGCCCGGACCGCTCGCTCTCGTCAGCACGGCGATCACGCGCCGTTGCGAGATCGATGGCTCGACGATCGGCCCGGATCAGGCGATCACGCTCGACGAAGCGCTTCGCGCCGTGACCATCGACGCCGCGCGCCAGCTGGGCATGGGTGACCGTATCGGCTCGCTCGAGAAGGGCAAGGAGGCCGATCTCGTGATCCTCGAAGATGACCCCTATAAGACGAAGCCCGAAAAGATCGGCGGGATCAAAGTCAGCGAGACTTGGGTTGCGGGCGAGAGGAAATACAGCAGTTGA
- a CDS encoding ABC transporter permease: MPLENASKAILWRGKAARLPLALRYALRDLIGDPRGFGVFVACIAIGVAAISGVEGLSFSLAQGLAHEGRALLGGDVSIALAHRDFSDEQRAYFSARGHVDEIALMRGMARLDNGDPQKETPPPALVEIKAVDAAIYPPFGALETEPGMTAAAALSKEGDNFGLVADSLLMARLDAKVGDRLTIGGARFAIRAVMRAEPDKLSGGLGYGSRVLISHEALLATGLVRPGTIIRYLARLTLPGAPSDEDATRFVEAANKAFPQAGWDVRKRDAVSPQFSKNLERFTQLLTLVALTALVAGGAGVANAVQGLVQRKRQAFAVLKALGAPASRVFAIALWQVLTMATLAIVIGLAVGAVMPFAAGEALRRALELPIAIGVDYRGLAIGAFYGLLVALVFALPPLGRAHDVPVAALLRDDRDGDVSKAPLRYRLAAFVALAALGAVVFVTAADKTLAAAFVASVLGAFLLLRGVAWLVILAAKRLPRARDARLRLAQGNIARPGSLAPTLIVSVGVTVTLMVALALVEGAIHAELERSGTGAVPDFYFIDVPKEEAGAFSAFIEEQAPGSHVEHVPMMRGRIVAVKGARAETLHPGEDAAWVLEGDRGITFSAEPAEGARIIEGQWWPKDTQEKLVSMEERVAKGLGLSIGDDISVNVLGREVTAKLVNLRKVEWRSFGINFVMVFSPATFVGAPHSELFTARYPAGADSKSFDARIARESAKRYPIVAAVRVKEALEAVDKIATQLALAARAAAAIAILTAVLALGSAVAASERARIHDSVVLKTLGATRLWLVTSNAMEFLCLALAASLFALAAGAGAAYAIVEFLMKMRFVFLPGAIALTTLAALAATLLLGLAGVWRALSRKPGPELRSL; this comes from the coding sequence ATGCCTTTAGAAAATGCCTCGAAGGCGATCCTTTGGCGGGGCAAGGCTGCCCGTCTGCCGCTTGCGCTGCGCTATGCGTTGCGCGATCTGATTGGCGATCCTCGCGGTTTTGGCGTCTTCGTCGCCTGCATCGCGATCGGTGTCGCGGCGATCTCCGGCGTCGAGGGTCTCTCCTTCTCGCTCGCGCAGGGGCTCGCGCATGAGGGCAGGGCGCTGCTCGGCGGCGACGTCTCCATTGCGCTGGCGCATCGCGATTTCTCCGACGAGCAGCGCGCCTATTTCTCGGCGCGCGGCCATGTCGACGAGATCGCGCTGATGCGCGGCATGGCGCGGCTGGATAACGGCGACCCGCAAAAGGAAACGCCGCCTCCGGCGCTCGTCGAGATCAAGGCGGTCGACGCCGCGATCTATCCGCCGTTCGGCGCGCTGGAGACGGAGCCCGGGATGACCGCTGCCGCGGCGCTCTCCAAGGAGGGTGACAATTTCGGCCTCGTCGCCGATTCGCTGCTCATGGCGCGTCTTGACGCCAAGGTTGGCGATCGGCTGACGATCGGGGGGGCGCGCTTTGCAATCCGCGCCGTGATGCGCGCGGAGCCCGACAAGCTCTCGGGGGGCCTGGGATATGGCTCGCGCGTGCTGATCTCGCATGAGGCTTTGCTGGCGACGGGATTGGTGCGGCCGGGCACGATCATTCGTTATCTCGCGCGCCTGACGCTGCCGGGCGCGCCCTCGGATGAGGACGCGACGCGCTTTGTCGAGGCCGCAAACAAAGCCTTCCCGCAGGCTGGCTGGGACGTCCGCAAGCGCGACGCGGTGTCGCCGCAGTTCTCCAAGAATCTCGAGCGCTTCACGCAGCTTCTGACGCTCGTCGCCTTGACCGCGCTCGTCGCTGGCGGCGCCGGAGTCGCCAATGCCGTGCAGGGCCTCGTGCAGCGCAAGCGCCAAGCCTTTGCGGTGCTCAAGGCGCTGGGCGCGCCAGCCTCGCGCGTCTTTGCCATCGCCTTGTGGCAGGTGCTGACCATGGCGACGCTCGCCATCGTGATCGGGCTCGCCGTCGGCGCCGTCATGCCATTTGCGGCGGGCGAGGCCTTGCGTCGCGCGCTGGAGCTGCCGATCGCGATCGGCGTCGACTATCGGGGTCTGGCGATCGGCGCCTTCTACGGCCTGCTCGTCGCGCTCGTCTTCGCGCTGCCGCCGCTCGGGCGCGCCCATGACGTGCCGGTGGCGGCGCTCTTGCGCGACGACCGCGACGGCGACGTGAGCAAGGCGCCGTTGCGCTATCGCCTGGCGGCTTTCGTCGCGCTGGCCGCGCTTGGAGCCGTCGTCTTCGTCACGGCGGCCGACAAGACGCTGGCCGCGGCTTTCGTCGCCTCGGTGCTCGGCGCCTTTCTCCTGCTGCGCGGCGTCGCCTGGCTCGTCATCCTCGCGGCGAAGAGGCTCCCCCGCGCCCGCGACGCGCGGCTGCGTCTGGCGCAGGGCAATATCGCGCGTCCCGGGAGCTTGGCTCCGACGCTGATCGTCTCGGTCGGCGTGACCGTGACGCTGATGGTGGCGCTGGCGCTCGTCGAGGGAGCGATCCACGCCGAGCTCGAGCGCTCCGGCACGGGCGCCGTGCCGGATTTCTACTTCATCGACGTGCCGAAGGAGGAGGCGGGCGCCTTCTCCGCCTTCATCGAGGAACAGGCGCCTGGGTCGCATGTCGAGCATGTGCCGATGATGCGCGGGCGCATCGTCGCGGTGAAGGGCGCGCGCGCCGAGACGCTGCATCCAGGCGAGGACGCCGCCTGGGTGCTGGAGGGCGACCGCGGGATCACCTTCTCCGCCGAGCCTGCCGAAGGCGCGCGCATCATCGAGGGCCAATGGTGGCCGAAGGACACGCAGGAGAAGCTGGTCTCCATGGAGGAGCGCGTCGCCAAGGGTCTCGGCCTCTCCATTGGCGACGACATCTCCGTCAATGTGCTGGGACGCGAGGTGACAGCGAAGCTCGTCAACCTGCGCAAGGTCGAGTGGCGCAGCTTCGGGATCAACTTCGTGATGGTCTTCTCGCCCGCGACCTTCGTTGGCGCGCCGCACTCGGAACTGTTCACGGCCCGCTATCCGGCGGGCGCCGACTCGAAAAGCTTTGATGCGCGAATCGCGCGGGAAAGCGCGAAGCGCTATCCCATAGTGGCGGCGGTGCGCGTCAAGGAGGCGCTGGAGGCGGTGGACAAGATCGCCACGCAGCTCGCGCTCGCAGCGCGCGCCGCGGCGGCTATCGCGATCTTGACGGCGGTGCTCGCGCTCGGCAGCGCGGTCGCGGCGAGCGAAAGGGCGCGCATTCACGACTCGGTCGTGCTCAAGACGCTCGGGGCCACACGCCTGTGGCTCGTCACCTCCAACGCGATGGAGTTTCTGTGCCTGGCCTTGGCTGCGAGCCTCTTCGCGTTGGCCGCGGGCGCGGGCGCGGCTTACGCGATCGTCGAATTTCTCATGAAGATGCGTTTCGTCTTCCTGCCCGGCGCCATCGCTTTGACGACGCTTGCCGCGCTCGCCGCGACGCTCCTCCTTGGGCTCGCCGGCGTCTGGCGCGCGCTGTCGAGGAAACCCGGGCCGGAGCTGCGGAGCTTGTAG
- a CDS encoding cold-shock protein — protein MQTGTVKWFNGQKGFGFIAPEGGGSDVFVHISAVERAGLTGLAEGQKVTYELAVDRRSGKSSADQLRLVA, from the coding sequence ATGCAGACAGGCACAGTGAAATGGTTCAATGGTCAGAAGGGCTTCGGTTTTATCGCCCCGGAGGGCGGCGGAAGTGACGTGTTCGTTCACATCAGCGCCGTCGAGCGCGCCGGTCTGACCGGGCTCGCCGAAGGGCAGAAGGTCACCTACGAGCTGGCCGTGGATCGGCGCAGCGGCAAGTCTTCCGCAGATCAACTGCGACTCGTCGCCTGA
- a CDS encoding DUF2795 domain-containing protein yields MTRGLGGVSPANVTHHLSGVNFPARKQDLVKKAKANGADRDILEMIEDMPDMDFENMADVMKAYGEADRGRGEQGGSSERDAGESEHSSGRGEPEGGGGGRGRSH; encoded by the coding sequence ATGACACGAGGACTGGGCGGCGTCTCGCCCGCGAACGTCACGCATCATCTGAGTGGCGTGAATTTTCCTGCGCGCAAGCAGGATCTCGTCAAGAAGGCCAAGGCCAATGGAGCCGACCGCGACATCCTGGAGATGATCGAGGACATGCCGGACATGGATTTTGAAAACATGGCCGATGTGATGAAGGCTTACGGCGAAGCGGATCGGGGGCGCGGCGAGCAGGGCGGCTCGTCGGAGCGCGACGCCGGCGAATCCGAGCACAGCAGCGGTCGCGGTGAGCCGGAGGGCGGCGGCGGAGGTCGAGGTCGCAGTCACTGA
- a CDS encoding DUF4142 domain-containing protein — MLIGGFRSKGSALYHAAFERNRSSADKVSDSKIAERDSRDKPVVTFLHRALGVTITPRARSYIGHACRSPHARYLRAQSAREPQQPGQREQTWRIRMKTSAAILTCLVFALPAYAGTSAMESSGVNSVLNLSPSSQDFVNEAAIADQFEIESGQLAQTKGDASDKTFAQHIITDHQKSYSQLKGIDPNAPNALDSSKRKMLDELARLSGSDFSKQFRRDQINAHKEAISLFRRYSEKGDNEQLKNFAAKALPELERHLQLADTLR; from the coding sequence GTGCTTATCGGAGGATTCCGTTCAAAGGGAAGTGCGCTATATCACGCTGCCTTTGAGCGGAATCGGTCAAGCGCGGATAAGGTGAGCGATTCCAAAATTGCAGAGCGCGATTCACGCGACAAGCCGGTTGTCACTTTTTTGCATCGCGCTCTAGGCGTGACCATCACCCCGCGCGCACGCAGCTACATTGGCCACGCTTGCCGCTCTCCCCACGCTCGCTATTTGCGTGCGCAGTCCGCGCGTGAGCCTCAGCAACCCGGCCAGCGCGAGCAAACCTGGAGAATTCGGATGAAAACTTCTGCAGCCATCCTGACCTGTCTCGTCTTCGCGCTCCCCGCTTACGCCGGCACGAGCGCGATGGAGTCGAGCGGCGTGAATTCCGTCCTCAACCTCAGTCCTTCGTCGCAGGATTTCGTCAATGAAGCCGCGATTGCCGATCAGTTTGAAATCGAGTCGGGGCAGCTCGCTCAAACCAAGGGCGACGCTTCCGACAAGACCTTCGCGCAGCACATCATCACCGACCACCAGAAGAGCTATTCCCAGCTCAAAGGCATCGACCCCAATGCGCCGAATGCGCTCGATTCCTCAAAAAGAAAGATGCTGGACGAGCTCGCGCGGTTGAGTGGCTCGGATTTCTCCAAGCAGTTCCGCCGCGATCAGATCAACGCGCATAAGGAGGCCATATCGCTGTTCCGCCGCTATTCGGAAAAAGGCGACAACGAACAGCTGAAGAACTTCGCCGCCAAGGCGTTGCCTGAGCTCGAGCGTCACCTCCAGCTGGCGGACACGCTGCGCTGA
- a CDS encoding PRC-barrel domain-containing protein: protein MATASPTFNLISSEDVEGTKVADSAGKDIGEIDHLMIDKVSGNVRYAVISFGGFLGLGHRHYPVPWNALKYDMSREAYIANITEQQLKDAPEFSDDSWTSRDWESDWHEHFGTQPYWLQEGGRSSIASGTSASAGEPSGISPEPPMTPREPLT, encoded by the coding sequence ATGGCGACTGCATCACCGACCTTCAATCTCATCTCAAGCGAAGATGTGGAAGGAACGAAGGTTGCCGATTCCGCTGGAAAAGACATCGGCGAGATCGACCACCTCATGATCGATAAAGTTTCGGGGAACGTGCGTTACGCCGTCATCAGCTTCGGCGGCTTCCTCGGCCTCGGACACAGGCATTATCCCGTCCCCTGGAACGCGTTGAAATACGACATGAGCCGGGAAGCCTATATCGCGAACATCACGGAGCAGCAGCTCAAGGATGCGCCCGAGTTCAGCGACGACAGCTGGACGAGCCGCGACTGGGAGTCGGACTGGCACGAGCACTTCGGGACGCAGCCCTATTGGCTGCAAGAGGGCGGCCGTTCGTCGATAGCGTCCGGAACTTCCGCATCGGCCGGCGAGCCAAGCGGCATCTCCCCCGAGCCTCCGATGACGCCCCGCGAGCCCCTGACCTAA